A window of the Microtus pennsylvanicus isolate mMicPen1 chromosome 4, mMicPen1.hap1, whole genome shotgun sequence genome harbors these coding sequences:
- the Cables1 gene encoding CDK5 and ABL1 enzyme substrate 1 isoform X4, with product MRQHDTRNGRIVLISGRRSFCSIFSVLPYRDSTQVGDLKLDGGRQSAGAMSLKEIVGLDGVELGADGKTVSYTQFLLPTNAFGTRRNTIDSTSSFSQFRNLSHRSLSIGRASSTQGSLDTGSDLGDFLDYDPNLLDDPQWPCGKHKRVLTFPSYMTTVIDYVKPSDLKKDMNETFKEKFPHIKLTLSKIRSLKREMRKLAQEDCGFEEPTVAMAFVYFEKLALKGKLNKQNRKLCAGACVLLAAKVGSDLKKHEVKHLIDKLEEKFRLNRRELIAFEFPVLVALEFALHLPEHEVMPHYRRLIQSS from the exons aatAGTCCTTATCAGTGGCAGAAGATCCTTCTGTAGTATATTTTCCGTGCTGCCGTACCGAGACAGTACCCAAGTCgg GGACCTGAAGTTGGATGGAGGGAGGCAGTCAGCAGGGGCCATGAGCCTGAAGGAGATCGTTGGCCTTGATGGTGTGGAGCTGGGTGCTGATGGGAAG ACAGTGTCCTATACCCAGTTCCTATTACCCACAAATGCCTTCGGAACCCGGAGAAATACCATAGactccacctcctccttctcccagttCCGGAACCTGAGCCACCGCAGCCTCTCCATAGGCCGGGCCAGCAGTACCCAGGGGAGCCTTGACACAG GAAGTGACCTGGGAGACTTTTTGGACTATGACCCAAATCTCCTGGATGACCCGCAGTGGCCTTGTGGCAAGCACAAACGCGTCCTGACTTTCCCTTCGTACATG ACCACGGTGATTGACTACGTGAAGCCCTCAGATCTCAAGAAGGACATGAACGAAACCTTTAAGGAAAAGTTTCCTCACATTAAGTTAACACTCAGCAAAATCAGGAG tctgaagagagAGATGCGGAAGCTTGCCCAGGAGGATTGTGGCTTTGAGGAGCCCACGGTGGCCATGGCCTTTGTCTACTTTGAGAAGCTTGCCCTCAAGGGGAAGCTGAACAAGCAGAACAGGAAGCTCTGTGCTGGAGCGTGTGTGCTGCTGGCAGCCAAGGTCGGAAGTGACCTCAAAAAGCATGAAGTCAAGCATCTAATTGAT AAACTGGAAGAGAAGTTCCGGCTGAACAGGAGAGAACTGATTGCCTTTGAATTTCCGGTGTTGGTGGCCTTGGAGTTCGCACTTCATCTTCCAGAGCACGAAGTCATGCCCCACTATAGACGCCTGATCCAGAGCTCCTAG
- the Cables1 gene encoding CDK5 and ABL1 enzyme substrate 1 isoform X5, whose translation MSLKEIVGLDGVELGADGKTVSYTQFLLPTNAFGTRRNTIDSTSSFSQFRNLSHRSLSIGRASSTQGSLDTGSDLGDFLDYDPNLLDDPQWPCGKHKRVLTFPSYMTTVIDYVKPSDLKKDMNETFKEKFPHIKLTLSKIRSLKREMRKLAQEDCGFEEPTVAMAFVYFEKLALKGKLNKQNRKLCAGACVLLAAKVGSDLKKHEVKHLIDKLEEKFRLNRRELIAFEFPVLVALEFALHLPEHEVMPHYRRLIQSS comes from the exons ATGAGCCTGAAGGAGATCGTTGGCCTTGATGGTGTGGAGCTGGGTGCTGATGGGAAG ACAGTGTCCTATACCCAGTTCCTATTACCCACAAATGCCTTCGGAACCCGGAGAAATACCATAGactccacctcctccttctcccagttCCGGAACCTGAGCCACCGCAGCCTCTCCATAGGCCGGGCCAGCAGTACCCAGGGGAGCCTTGACACAG GAAGTGACCTGGGAGACTTTTTGGACTATGACCCAAATCTCCTGGATGACCCGCAGTGGCCTTGTGGCAAGCACAAACGCGTCCTGACTTTCCCTTCGTACATG ACCACGGTGATTGACTACGTGAAGCCCTCAGATCTCAAGAAGGACATGAACGAAACCTTTAAGGAAAAGTTTCCTCACATTAAGTTAACACTCAGCAAAATCAGGAG tctgaagagagAGATGCGGAAGCTTGCCCAGGAGGATTGTGGCTTTGAGGAGCCCACGGTGGCCATGGCCTTTGTCTACTTTGAGAAGCTTGCCCTCAAGGGGAAGCTGAACAAGCAGAACAGGAAGCTCTGTGCTGGAGCGTGTGTGCTGCTGGCAGCCAAGGTCGGAAGTGACCTCAAAAAGCATGAAGTCAAGCATCTAATTGAT AAACTGGAAGAGAAGTTCCGGCTGAACAGGAGAGAACTGATTGCCTTTGAATTTCCGGTGTTGGTGGCCTTGGAGTTCGCACTTCATCTTCCAGAGCACGAAGTCATGCCCCACTATAGACGCCTGATCCAGAGCTCCTAG